The genomic stretch TACTCGGAGACTTCACTGGAGTCAACGAATTGCGCTTGTTAGACATAACCTCCACGCCGCCAGGAGGACGAACGACTTCAGCTTCTTCAAGTCACTGCAGGCTCATGCGCTCATTGAAGGTAGTGGTCATGTCGCCCTTCTCTACTCCTCGCTCTGCGATAACGCCGACTCGGTTATATCGACACTCGATAACCTCAATGCCGGCATCGCCTACGTCCATCAAGATGCGTTCAAAGCTGTGTATGATGCTGCCAAAGCTGCCATTAACAACACCAACCAATCGACCCACGATCGGCGGTCATTGCTTCTCGTGGACATCTGCCAACAACGTGACATGGCGGACCACGCCATTGAAAAGACGACAAACTCGGCTGTCAACCTAATCCAGGCCCAGCCAGCCGAATTTCAAGATGCTGTGGCAAACGCTTGGATTACTGGGACAAAAATCATCGCCGACGCCGTCAGTGTCTGCCTGGCCGAAATGAAGCAGCTTGAAGAAGGATTTGATGATTTCATTCGGCTGGAGTATTCTTGGAACTGTATCCAGTCTTCTATCGATTCGGCCATCTCCGCTCTCCGGGGGATTTTCAGCCCAATGGCTACACCGAACAATAACAATAATGTGCCCCAACCCACACCCGATAGACAGCTCAGTGTCTCCTCGATCAGCTCAGATCATCCTGGCGCTGCGAGCAACCGAAGCCGAAACTCGTCTACGGCTTCTGCTTCCAGCTTCATCAAGAAAGCTCTAAGCCACGGGCAGCATTATCCGTCACCAACGGTAAAGTCGACCCGGACTGGCTCGGTCTCCCTTTCGTCTCCACAACCAGAAGCGAACGCGAGAGGCTTCCGCGCAAGTATGAGTGCAGCCTGTCCTACAAGGATGTCAAACTTTGATGACCACCCTCATACGATATTGACTACCATCCCACCCACACCTGCAGTAGTCGAGATTGGCAGCAGTAATAGCGACGGACTGCTCAGCCCATTTAAGCACGACGCAGATTACTTTACCTTTGACATGAGCAGTAATAAGGGAAAGAATAACGAAGAGGAAGCATCTAACGATAACTTGATGCATCTGTAAGTTGAAGAATCATGATTTTAGAGCACTCCAGCTAACTTACATGGCAGCGAAGGGTTGGACCCCCTGTACTCGCCTGCAGTGGATGAGGTCATTCAAAGGCCTGCTCTGTTGACACTCAGGAGGTTATCCGAGACGTTCAACATATCGCCTACCGCCGCTATTGCAGTCTAGACGCCTACTCTTAGCCCCTAGATTGCTATAGCATCTTTCATATAACCAAGTTGTCATTTCCGGTGTTTGTCCTATGCTAAGCACGCGTCGCAGTACTTGTTTTAGCAGTAGTACATGTCGTTTCTCAAACCAATGGCTATCGTAATGCAAGTGCATACCGTTCATCTCTGCATTGAATTGCGCGGCCCCAAAGTATCTGAGTGTAACTCTCCCTTCAGGTAGCTCGCATAGCCGCCTTTCATCACAATGCAGGAACGTATTCACCGGCGATGCCGCATAGAATGCATGGTAGTTGCTTTCTTTGCCTGCCATGCATGCGCTCCTAGTTTACCTACTCGCCCCTTGCGCCACCACCTGCCAGGATGATCGCCTCGCGTGGAAGATTGCAATTGGTCTGCACGTGCATGTAGAAACTTACTAACGGCGTCGACAGCGTAATGCACCTCAAATAGACCGAGCATATCCTGCGATTGGATGTTGCGAAATAATGATGTAAAGTTCTTGGACAGCCGTTGAGATCTTGCTGTGCTGTTCAGGAACAAGGTCGCGGTGTGACGTAGATCGATGTAGGCGAGGTCGGGCTGTCACGCCCAAATTAGGTAACGCGCACAACGAGTGGGGCAACGGTCTGGGCATGCAACGTTCCGTTCCTCTCATCTTGCACAACGACTCCTGAAAGACGGGGGAGTCCTTGCATGTAACCCCATACTGGAAGACACGGCCGTTCAATTTCGTGTTCGGCAAACTTTCACTAAACACGCCACGTAAATTGGAGAGTCACAAAATCTCCCGCACAACCAGACATGAGCAGTGAACTCTTCATTTGTCCTATACAATACACACCCTTGTGCTATATAACGCCGCTGGTCGGGCCATCGCCAGGTTTTGGTCGACGGTCCGCATCTTAACTTGGAGTGGGCTTCTAAATTCCTATTCGTTACAGAGCCCTGTCAGAAGCGTTTTAGCCGCATTTTCAATTGTTTTTTTTACAAGTCCCCTGCATCCCTATCACAGTCACATACGGGGCTCAAGATTGAAGGCTTTGAGAATTATTTGCCACTTCTTACCGGTGTTGCCCACCTTGAAGAGATCTACCGGTTGCTaaagaaagaaaagaagaaagACAGAAGGAAGAGTTGAGAAGATCGTATGATGTGAAGTACCCTGGTGCTGAGCCGCCATAGCGTAGGTGGATCTCTTACCTCACATCCGGCTGGGTTGAGATTGACGTGAGGATCGCAATCGCATTCATGGCTCTCAGGCCATTGCCGTGCAATTCCGTGACCGTGGTCTACATGTACATACGCATAATGCTTTTGCATATGTTTGACTTGGTAAACCTCTCGCGCGGAGATGAGCATTATGCGACGTTTGAACGAGTGCCTCGTTAGCCGGTACCCCAGCTCACCGACGTCACTGTGCTCGAGCCTCAGAAGTTCGCGTGCTACTGGCTATCCCATGGCAGCATCCGCCTCGCCACCAGGCTCCTAACGGACGGCTCGAAAGTAACTGTGCATATAGGCAGTATGTAGTATGTCGTGCGTGTACCCTGCAGTAAGAATACGCGCCAGGGGTAGTCAAAAGATGCCCATTTTGTCGCCCTGTCCATCTGATCACTACCACGAACAGGTATAACACCGGCACGGATCTACGCTCCACATATCCAAGCCATGGCAGCTCGAACCGGCACGTTTCAAGATCAACAGCCCTAACGGACACTCCATCCTCGCTACCAGCCAGTCAACATGATCGTCCAGGCACAGGGAAGCCGGGACAGCCTCGATCGACGTCACTGCCTACCAGGTCTAGATGCGCCATCAATGAGTTGGGACACTAGATGGGCCCCTCATCATAATACCCACTCATCATGGACGTGCTGCCCTGGCAGTAATGACGATCATGGTCTGGTAGTGGGAATACCTGATGACGATGGCAATGCGATGTAATGGCGCAGACGGATCCTTGAAATGAACCTTGAACAGCTGGAGTTGAAATGGTATAAAGAGGGCAGCGACGTCGACTGTTGAAGAGCATCACAACATCAACTCACATCAACAACATTACAACACCACTTCAACCAACACTTTCTTCTTCCCAAAGAACCAACCCCCCAAACAACCATCAACATGCAGTTCACCATCACCGCCGTCCTCGCCTTCGCGGCCACCGCTGCCTTTGCTGCTCCCCTCGATGAGCGCCAGGTTGGTCTCTGCTCTTCCGGCAACCCCGTCTGCTGCGCTACCGATGTCCTGAACCTCGCCAACTTGGACTGCGCTCCTCGTAAGTCATTCTTCTTCTCAAACTATCAAGAAACGCGGTTACTAACAACCGCCCAGCTGCCACCACCCCCACCAGCATCAACGCTTTCATCGACGGATGCGCTGCTGGGGGCCAGCAGGCCAAGTGCTGCCTCCTCCCCATCCTCGGCCAGGCTCTCATCTGCTCCGACGTCAACCCCACCGCTGCTTAAGCGCCTTCCAATACCCTGTTTTCTCTCCTGGCGCGTAGTGTACAATATTGAGCTATCACTCGCGGCCAGGGTTGTTTGAGATTTGTACAACACTTGTTTTATATTCGATATTAGGGACTAGGGTGATACTTAATACAAGATTTCACATGGACCAACTTTTCATTATGCTGTGATGTACTATGATTCCAAAGACTTCGAAAGCTACCGTGATGAAGGAACTAAAAAGTCTAACTCGAAACAAACCCTAACCATCCTTGCTCAATATCCTACACGCTCAGGGTATCATGGAAAACAGAAATAAACCCCCCAGTAAAGTATCGAAACAGTTCGGTAAAGTTTCCGTCAAAAATATGTCCAACTTCCACCCTAATTACCGCTGGTATCACCCACCCATTCCGCCTTCATCCTGCCCCAGAGCTCTTTGACATCCGTACGCATGTCTGACCTGTAATCCCTCAACCTATTGATGACTTTGCTCGTGATGATCGAGCTGCGAAAGTACATGCAGGCATGGTACCACGGGTCATTCTGGTCATAAACAACCAATTCCTCACAATCGTTGGTCATCTTCTCCGCCGCCTCCAGCAAAGCTTGCACTTCGCCCAGCAGCGGCACCATGGACAGAATGTCTTCATGAGGGGAAACGATGGTCCTCTGTATGTGGAGGACAACACTCGCGCGCTTGAACATGGGGGCTATGTTGTTGAGCGCGGCTTTCACCAGGTTGTGGTTGATGAAGGAGGAGTCGATGGGAGGGAGACGGAGTTGGCCTACTGTGCTGTACGACCATATCTTGTATGCGGCTTGCTGAGTGTCGGACCACTGGAACGACTCCGCTGTGAGTGCATTGAGGGCATCATCCGACTGGTTGAGCCAGTCGAAGGCGTCGAAGTTGAGGAGGCCGGGAGGTGTTGCGCGGCTTGTGGCTGTGGGATGGGGGGCGCTTGAGGGGGCGCGGAGGGTTTCGATGTGGGTTTGGGTACCGGCTTTGATGAGAATGAGAGACCCGCGAAGGATACGGGGGCCATGGGAGCGAAGGCTGTCGGTGCAGGCTTGGGTACCGGCTTTGATGAGAATGAAAGGTCCTTGAAGGATACGGGGGCAGAGGGAGCGAAGGCTACTGGGGCGGGCTTGGGTACTGGTTTTGTGGAGTATGAGAGGCCCTCGAAAGACACTGGGGCGCTGGGAACAAAGGGTGTCGACGCGGGCTTGAGCACCGCTTGTGTCGGTGGAGGGAGACCCTGGAAAGAGAAAGGGAGTGGAAGAGGAGCTTGGATGGGCTCCGGGGCGGGGTGGGGTACCGCTGGTGCTGAGAATGATGGGGCCTGGAAGGATCCAGGTGGAGTGAGATGCTGTATGGTGATAGCaggaggaggtggaggaggagcTTGAATGGACTCCGGGGTTGGAGGTACGTTGACGATGAAGGggtggaggaggtggccAAGCCCCATCCAGGACGCGAGATCGTGGTATCGGATGAGAAACATCCGGACATCCTCTTCGGGGGAGACTTGGAACTCGTATCCATAAGGTCGAAGCGCCTCCCAAAAGGCGAGGAGCGATTTCGTCCAGATCAGCCGGTCTGTGTTCAGACCGGTCAGACCGTTGGGAAAGAAAGGGAGCAGGTTCGTCTTTGCCTCTTCCATCATGCTTAGGAAGTGAAGGGCGGGTTCTCGGTATGCGCCGTTTGTGTTGAAGGCGACGAAAAGAAAATCCAGGGCTGCCATCATCTTGAACTCTTGGGCGGCGACAAGCTCCAGCATGCCAATCTGCATATCTTGGGCAGATGACTCTACAGCCGAGAGTCCGACCTGGATGATCTCAGGGCGGGGAGCTGGAGCAAGAGGAGCCTGGATGATCTCCGCGTTCAAAGGGGTGGTGATGGCGGGGGTGACAAGTGCGTGTGTAGGAGTGTGGGCGAGTTGAGGAGGTTGCTCGACAGCCTTATGGGCAGGCTTGGCGACTACAACGTCCACAAAAGACACTTTACTGGCCTTGATAGTGGTCTGACTGTCTTTTGAGCTAGACGACGTCTCCTTGTTGGAGGTCTTGTCGTCTTGTGTAGGCAGACAGGCGACAGCATCAGTAGGCTCTTTGGCCTCGGTATGAAAGCTGTCACGACGCGGGTAGGTGGTACGTGGAATGTCCATTGGGTACAATGGTTGGCTGAAGTCGTGGCACCCAAAGGATTCTCCGGTGGCGCGGAAGTTCTTGAAAGGGAAATCAGGTGGTGGCGGGTATGCGGGGAGCGGCTCCGGGATGGTAGGTAGGTCATGAGTGGCAGGCGCGTTGTCTATAGGCTCTACGTAGTCCGTGGACTGATCGGAGCCTTCTTCCTGGTCTGAACCGAAGACCAAGTTGAAAAGTAGGAGAACGGTTGCTGAGCAAATGAAGAGCGAGACCGCGAGCTCCAAGTATACAGTGAGTTGAGAGTAGCAGTTCATGACGAAAGCTTAGATGTCGAATGAGAACAGGACGCTCCAGAGCATGAAAACGTTGAGAGTGATGACGCTGATGCAAACGATCTTTGCTTTGGTGCTGTAGCAGCTGCCACGCGAGCTGTCAGGACTAGTGAACGTAGCCCGGGTGCTGCGCTCTTGAATGTGCGACATTGTCGACATCGCGAAATATCGGAAAGAATGTGTAAAGGTAGAGTGTGTGGTATATATGAAGACCGAGTTTGCAAGGCGGTTGCAATTTGAGTATTAGTTCGGGCAGTTGAGTAGAGagagggagagagagagactGCGTGGTGGAGTGGTGTTTTGTAGTGTAGAGCAACGCAGGCAAGTGTGGGGAATGATCTGTGCCTAAAGTGTGTAATTTGTGGTGACGTTTTGTTAAAATGTCTTAGGCAGAAGCGCGTTGTATTGGCGGTCACTACGGGCAACTGGAAGCAACTGGAAAGCTTGGCGCGGCGGCTTCGAGAGTGAATGTCAGTGAGCGGGAACCCCACCAAACGCACAATGAGCAAGAACACAACAATTGGAACAGGCAGAAAACTTTGGGTAGCTGTAAGGAGGTAATCGATTAGCAGCTCGGAATTTACGTGGCAGTCTAGCGTTCGGTGATAATACAATGACTGACCGCAGATGAGAGATATAGGAATTGACTCACACACACCCACAATAGAAACGAACCATCCACATCAAGTCCTTCCAATGTGCAAATCTAGTGCCTTCGCCAAAACATACAGCATCTCTAACCTCACGCATTTAACCCCCTTAGCCTTCCCCATCCTCATCGGATTCCCCACAATGGCCTCCACCTCTATCCTCCTTCCCTGCTGCACATCCTGCAACATACTCGGCTCAATACCCGCATTCTTCGGAACCCTGTCCTGCGCCCTTCCAAGCTGCATTACCACCTCTTCGCGCGTAAACTCGTGACCATGGGCAGCAGCAACATCGCGAATCTCCAGCATGACGTCCAGAAGAACAGCAGCGGCTTCCTCCGAGGCAGTTAGGACTTCTGCGTCTTTGCTGAGTGTGAGGGCGCAGATTGGGTTCCAGGAGGCGTTGACGAAGAGCTTGAACCAGCGCTTTGTTTGGACGTCGGAGTGGAATTCTGCGGTGCCGCCGGCGGATGTGACAAGGGCTGTAAAGGCTTTTGCGTGCGTAGCTGAGGCGGAAGAGGGGTAGGGTCCTACTTGCAGCTTTTCGACTTCGCCGTGCTTGATGACGCCGGCTGGTCGTTGGGTGGTGGGGAGGTATACTACGGTGCTGATAATGGGGTTGTTGGGGAAGGCTTGGGCGTATTCGTCTTCGATGCCAACACCATTTTGTATCAACACAATGGCTGTGTGTCCAGGAGTTACGGCAGGTGCTATCAACTTTGGTATCGTGTCTGGTATGGCTTTGCTGCAGACAATCATGTAGTCGTATGGTTGTGTGGCTTTTTCTGCTGCCTCGATGCAGTCGTGGGTGACGTCTGGCTTGAAGCGTATACCTTGCCCGAAGATTGACGAGTTGATTATAAACCCATCTTTCTTAACAACATCGTAATTGGAGCGGCAGACTGTGGTGGTAGAAGCTACTTTGCTTAGCAAATAGAGATAAATCGCGCCGACACTGCCAGCGCCAAAGAGGAGAACCCTTGGCTGTGCTTCAGACGACATTTTACAATCCAGCCAGTTGTATCAATTCGTGTAGCAAGCCTCATCACGTTCAACGGTTGGTTGATGCCGACGATATCAAAGTTTTATCTCCGGGGATATCTCCGCCACGCCTTCTCCGTCCGCTAGTGCTAGCGAGATAGCCGCCATGCTTCCTGCCCGCCGGTACTACCAAATCCGTTAAGACGGCCTGAGTAAGCCATTTATTTGTGACGATCGATGCCTGTCGCATGCTCAAAGCGGAAGGATATTCGACTCCCTAGCAACTAAGTTAAGACTTTTATCTTGGAAATGTCTTGTCGCAAACCTAAGCCACACACGATGACAACCCGTGGCTGCCTTGTCCGTCATCGAAACAAACCTTGTTCATCACGAAGACGCTGTGTTTACTCATACTCAGCACGCGGGAGCTCTTCCCATTCACCGGTACACAACATCACGAGTAGACAGATTTCTCAGCTCTTTTCAGCTGCACGGTGGATCCGCGCAGCTGGTCCG from Pyrenophora tritici-repentis strain M4 chromosome 1, whole genome shotgun sequence encodes the following:
- a CDS encoding Hydrophobin-2 multi-domain protein; the protein is MQFTITAVLAFAATAAFAAPLDERQVGLCSSGNPVCCATDVLNLANLDCAPPATTPTSINAFIDGCAAGGQQAKCCLLPILGQALICSDVNPTAA